A window of the Branchiibius hedensis genome harbors these coding sequences:
- the mgrA gene encoding L-glyceraldehyde 3-phosphate reductase: MHSDDYQALRGRYDQMTYRRCGRSGLQLPAVSLGLWHNFGDDVPLDRQRATLRRAFDLGVTHFDLANNYGPPYGSAERNFGTIYAQDFKRYRDELILSTKAGYDMWPGPYGQGGGSRKYLLASLDQSLQRMGVDYVDIFYSHRFDADTPLEETLGALDSAVRSGKALYIGISSYSGDRTREALAILRELGTPLLIHQPSYSMLNRWIEEDLLDVLGANGVGCIAFSPLAQGMLTDKYLKGIPEGSRAAQGKSLDPKLLKPESLKHVKALNKMAQARGQSLAQMALAWALRDDRVTSVLVGASSVEQLEDNLGALDNLDFGPDELAQIDQHAVDAGINLWRTSSRA; encoded by the coding sequence ATGCACAGTGACGACTACCAGGCGCTTCGCGGACGCTACGACCAGATGACCTACCGGCGGTGCGGACGTAGTGGTCTGCAACTGCCGGCAGTCTCGCTCGGGTTGTGGCACAACTTCGGCGACGACGTCCCGCTGGATCGGCAACGGGCGACGTTGCGGCGCGCGTTCGACCTCGGAGTGACGCACTTCGATCTGGCCAACAACTACGGGCCGCCCTACGGCAGCGCCGAGCGCAACTTCGGCACGATCTACGCGCAGGACTTCAAGCGCTACCGCGACGAGTTGATCCTGTCGACCAAGGCTGGCTATGACATGTGGCCCGGTCCGTACGGCCAGGGCGGCGGCTCGCGCAAGTATCTGCTCGCCTCGCTGGACCAGTCGTTGCAACGGATGGGCGTGGACTACGTCGACATCTTCTACAGCCACCGCTTCGATGCGGACACGCCGCTGGAAGAGACTCTTGGCGCACTGGATTCGGCGGTTCGCTCCGGCAAAGCGCTCTACATCGGGATCTCGTCCTACTCCGGAGACCGCACCCGCGAAGCGCTGGCGATCCTGCGCGAACTGGGCACTCCGCTGCTGATCCACCAGCCGTCGTACTCGATGTTGAACCGGTGGATCGAGGAGGACCTGCTGGATGTGCTCGGCGCCAACGGCGTTGGCTGCATTGCGTTCTCGCCGTTGGCGCAGGGGATGTTGACGGACAAATACCTCAAGGGGATCCCGGAGGGGTCCAGGGCCGCACAGGGCAAGTCGTTGGACCCCAAGCTGTTGAAGCCGGAGTCGCTGAAGCACGTGAAGGCGCTGAACAAGATGGCGCAGGCGCGGGGCCAGTCCCTTGCCCAGATGGCGCTGGCCTGGGCGTTGCGCGATGACCGGGTGACCTCGGTGCTGGTCGGCGCCTCGAGTGTCGAGCAGTTGGAGGACAACCTGGGCGCGCTGGACAACCTGGACTTCGGGCCGGACGAGCTGGCCCAGATCGACCAGCACGCGGTCGACGCCGGCATCAACCTCTGGCGTACGTCGTCCCGCGCCTGA
- a CDS encoding pyridoxamine 5'-phosphate oxidase family protein, with protein MDENPIAPMSDDEAWEVLRQHEFGRLAFHLLDEVHIVPINYAVDANKRIIFRTAEGSKLLGMAMNSDVAFEIDQYDEETALSVIARGRAVTLEGSAAYVADDLPLRPWVPTAKFNVVAIEVSEISGRRFHLDKPWTHMHLN; from the coding sequence ATGGATGAGAACCCGATTGCCCCGATGAGCGACGACGAGGCGTGGGAGGTGCTGCGCCAGCACGAGTTCGGTCGCTTGGCCTTCCACCTGCTCGACGAGGTGCACATCGTCCCGATCAACTACGCCGTCGATGCGAATAAGCGCATCATCTTCCGGACCGCCGAGGGTTCGAAACTGCTTGGCATGGCGATGAATTCGGACGTCGCCTTCGAGATCGACCAGTACGACGAGGAGACGGCTCTCAGCGTCATCGCGCGTGGCCGCGCTGTCACCCTCGAGGGCAGCGCGGCGTACGTCGCCGATGACCTTCCGCTGCGACCGTGGGTGCCTACGGCGAAGTTCAACGTCGTCGCTATCGAGGTCAGCGAGATCAGCGGGCGGCGCTTCCACTTGGACAAACCCTGGACTCACATGCACCTCAATTGA
- a CDS encoding 3-hydroxyacyl-CoA dehydrogenase, translated as MTQSAPTTSSIERVTVLGTGVLGAQIAFQSAYSGKQVTAYDISEEALDKARGTFDGLVATYAKEVPGAADGKAQAARDSLTLTADLQAAVADADLVIEAIPEVVDLKRGTFAKINEFAPAATIFATNSSTLLPSAISDASGREDRFLALHFANQIWRANTAEVMGTPKTDPAVFDRVVQFASEIGMVPVPIHKEKAGYVLNSLLVPFLGAALELAAGGYAEPKDVDNVWRIGTGAPLGPFQLYDIIGLVTPYNIMSHGDADARKLAEWLKVNYIDKGKTGLAAGEGFYQY; from the coding sequence ATGACGCAGTCAGCACCCACCACCAGTTCCATCGAGCGGGTCACGGTCCTGGGCACCGGAGTCCTCGGAGCGCAGATCGCTTTCCAGTCCGCCTACTCCGGAAAGCAGGTCACCGCCTACGACATCTCGGAGGAAGCCCTCGACAAAGCGCGAGGTACCTTCGACGGTCTGGTCGCGACGTACGCCAAGGAAGTGCCCGGCGCCGCGGACGGAAAAGCCCAGGCAGCCCGCGACTCACTCACCCTCACTGCGGACCTGCAGGCGGCGGTGGCAGACGCGGATCTGGTGATCGAGGCAATCCCGGAGGTCGTGGATCTCAAACGCGGGACATTCGCCAAGATCAACGAATTCGCCCCCGCCGCAACGATTTTCGCCACCAACTCCTCCACGCTGCTGCCCAGCGCGATCAGCGACGCCAGCGGCCGCGAGGACCGTTTCCTGGCGTTGCACTTCGCCAACCAGATCTGGCGGGCCAACACCGCCGAGGTGATGGGGACGCCGAAGACCGATCCGGCCGTCTTCGACCGCGTGGTCCAGTTCGCCAGCGAGATCGGCATGGTGCCGGTGCCGATCCACAAGGAGAAGGCCGGCTACGTCCTGAACTCCCTGCTGGTGCCGTTCCTGGGCGCGGCCCTCGAACTGGCCGCTGGAGGGTATGCCGAACCCAAGGACGTCGATAACGTGTGGCGCATCGGCACGGGCGCACCCCTGGGCCCGTTCCAGCTCTACGACATCATCGGCCTGGTCACGCCGTACAACATCATGAGCCACGGTGACGCGGATGCCCGCAAGCTCGCCGAATGGCTGAAGGTCAACTACATCGACAAGGGCAAGACGGGTCTCGCCGCCGGCGAGGGCTTCTATCAGTACTGA
- a CDS encoding oleate hydratase, translated as MYYSSGNYEAFARPRKPEGVDDKTAWFVGAGLASLSGAAFLIRDGQMDGSKITILEELKLPGGALDGIKEPKKGFVIRGGREMENHFECLWDLFRSIPSIEVEGASVLDEFYWLNKDDPNFSLERATMDRGQSAHTDNKFMMSQKAQNELVKLFMATRKEMENKRIDEVFTDEFFKSNFWLYWQTMFAFEKWHSALEMKLYVHRFIHHIGGLPDFSALKFTKYNQYESLVLPLYKWLLDHGVTFHFDTTVTDVDFDLSDPEKKKATYIHWIKDGAEGGVDLGENDLVFMTIGSLTENSDEGDQHTPAKLNTGPAPAWDLWRKISAKHESFGHPDVFAGDIEKSKWESATVTTLDHRIPEYIQKITKRDPFSGKVVTGGIVTVKDSSWFMSWTVNRQPHFKQQPKDQIVVWVYALNSDTPGDYTKKSIQECTGEEIAAEWLYHLGVPESDIPELAANGAKTVPCMMPYVTAFFMPRQAGDRPDVVPEGSVNFAFIGQFAESKERDCIFTTEYSVRTPMEAVYTLLDIERGVPEVFNSTYDVRSLLTATSRLRDGKELTLPGLKFAQPWMKTKVTKNEVGELLAKYGVI; from the coding sequence ATGTACTACAGCAGCGGTAACTATGAAGCCTTTGCCCGCCCGCGCAAGCCGGAGGGGGTGGACGACAAGACCGCCTGGTTCGTCGGCGCCGGCCTGGCCTCCCTGTCGGGCGCGGCCTTCCTGATCCGCGACGGTCAGATGGATGGTTCGAAGATCACCATCCTGGAAGAGCTCAAGCTCCCTGGTGGCGCGCTCGATGGGATCAAGGAGCCCAAGAAGGGTTTCGTGATCCGCGGTGGCCGCGAGATGGAGAACCACTTCGAGTGCCTCTGGGACCTCTTCCGCAGCATCCCCTCGATCGAGGTCGAGGGCGCCAGCGTCCTGGATGAGTTCTACTGGCTGAACAAGGACGACCCGAACTTCTCCCTCGAACGCGCCACGATGGACCGCGGGCAGAGCGCGCACACCGACAACAAGTTCATGATGTCGCAGAAGGCGCAGAACGAACTGGTCAAGCTCTTCATGGCCACGCGGAAGGAGATGGAGAACAAGCGGATCGACGAGGTCTTCACCGACGAGTTCTTCAAGAGCAACTTCTGGCTCTACTGGCAGACGATGTTCGCCTTCGAGAAGTGGCACTCGGCGCTGGAGATGAAGCTCTACGTGCACCGCTTCATCCACCACATCGGCGGCCTGCCGGACTTCAGTGCACTGAAGTTCACCAAGTACAACCAGTACGAGTCCCTGGTGCTGCCTCTCTACAAGTGGCTGCTGGACCACGGGGTGACCTTCCACTTCGACACCACGGTCACCGATGTCGACTTCGACCTCAGTGACCCGGAAAAGAAGAAGGCGACCTACATCCACTGGATCAAGGATGGCGCCGAAGGTGGTGTCGACCTGGGTGAGAACGACCTGGTCTTCATGACCATCGGCTCACTGACCGAGAACTCCGACGAGGGCGACCAGCACACCCCGGCCAAGCTCAACACCGGGCCGGCTCCGGCCTGGGATCTGTGGCGCAAGATCTCTGCAAAGCACGAATCCTTCGGCCATCCGGACGTTTTCGCCGGTGACATCGAGAAGTCCAAGTGGGAATCAGCCACGGTGACCACGCTGGACCACCGGATCCCGGAGTACATCCAGAAAATCACCAAACGGGACCCGTTCAGCGGAAAGGTCGTCACCGGCGGCATCGTCACCGTCAAGGACTCTTCCTGGTTCATGAGCTGGACCGTCAACCGGCAGCCGCACTTCAAGCAGCAGCCCAAGGATCAGATCGTGGTCTGGGTCTACGCCCTGAACAGCGACACTCCCGGTGACTACACCAAGAAGTCGATCCAGGAGTGCACCGGTGAGGAGATCGCGGCCGAGTGGCTCTACCATCTGGGCGTGCCCGAGTCCGACATCCCCGAGTTGGCCGCGAACGGCGCGAAGACAGTGCCGTGCATGATGCCCTACGTCACGGCGTTCTTCATGCCGCGCCAGGCCGGCGACCGGCCAGACGTCGTGCCCGAAGGATCGGTCAACTTCGCCTTCATCGGCCAGTTCGCCGAGTCCAAGGAGCGTGACTGCATCTTCACGACCGAGTACTCCGTGCGGACCCCGATGGAAGCGGTCTACACCCTGCTCGACATCGAGCGAGGTGTCCCCGAAGTCTTCAACTCGACGTACGACGTGCGCAGCCTGCTCACCGCGACCAGCCGGTTGCGCGACGGCAAGGAACTGACACTGCCCGGTCTGAAGTTCGCCCAGCCGTGGATGAAGACCAAGGTGACCAAGAACGAAGTCGGCGAGTTGCTGGCCAAGTACGGCGTCATCTGA
- a CDS encoding S53 family peptidase, whose translation MNRTVRRLLVPLLCLALASLGVLGAGPATAGPSPLPASGVPHAACAPVPAGKVRCLAQYRTSTSGRRAYLPQVIQTLGPSQIASAYGLRGGAVGVTVAIVGAFSNPNLEKDLAVYRKVSGLRACTVRNGCLRIVNQRGATSPLPQADPDWGLEAALDVDAVSAACPACKILVVEADDNDTMSLAAGVNTAVRLNAAVVSNSYGGPEYTAVPGIAARYYRHPGVPIVASSGDDGFQPAGFPASSTTVISVGGTSLTRNLRTARGWSESAWDGSGSGCSAWFAKPAYQSRRLTHCPMRTSTDLSAVADPYSNFAVYDTFGTPTDWLLVGGTSLSAPLVAGMIARAGHSKSYGTTAGRIYRHRSWFHDIRSGSNGYCGGDYLCTAKKGYDAPTGVGTPRTLAGL comes from the coding sequence ATGAACCGCACCGTGCGCCGGTTGCTGGTCCCGCTGCTGTGTCTGGCCCTGGCCAGCCTCGGCGTGCTGGGCGCCGGGCCCGCGACCGCTGGCCCGTCCCCCTTGCCGGCCAGCGGGGTCCCGCACGCTGCGTGTGCGCCCGTCCCTGCCGGGAAGGTCCGCTGCTTGGCGCAGTACCGCACCTCCACCTCCGGACGCAGGGCCTACCTTCCCCAGGTCATCCAGACCCTCGGCCCGTCCCAGATCGCTTCGGCGTACGGGCTGCGCGGCGGAGCGGTCGGGGTCACGGTGGCGATCGTGGGCGCCTTCAGCAACCCGAACCTGGAGAAGGACCTGGCGGTCTACCGCAAAGTCTCCGGGCTCAGGGCGTGCACCGTCCGCAACGGTTGCCTGCGGATCGTCAACCAGCGTGGCGCAACCAGCCCGCTGCCCCAAGCCGACCCTGACTGGGGGTTGGAAGCGGCCTTGGACGTGGACGCCGTCTCCGCTGCCTGTCCGGCCTGCAAAATCCTGGTCGTGGAGGCCGATGACAACGACACCATGTCACTGGCTGCCGGGGTCAACACCGCGGTCCGCCTGAACGCGGCCGTCGTCTCCAACAGCTATGGCGGCCCCGAATACACCGCGGTGCCCGGCATCGCGGCCCGCTACTACCGGCACCCGGGAGTGCCCATCGTTGCCTCCTCCGGCGACGACGGCTTCCAACCGGCCGGATTCCCGGCGAGCTCGACGACCGTGATCTCCGTCGGCGGCACGTCGTTGACCCGCAACCTGCGCACCGCCCGCGGTTGGAGCGAATCCGCGTGGGACGGCAGCGGTAGCGGTTGTTCCGCGTGGTTCGCCAAACCGGCTTATCAGTCGCGGCGGCTGACGCACTGCCCGATGCGCACCAGCACCGACCTTTCAGCGGTGGCCGATCCGTACAGCAACTTCGCGGTCTACGACACGTTCGGCACTCCCACGGATTGGCTGCTGGTCGGAGGGACCAGTCTGTCCGCCCCGTTGGTCGCGGGGATGATCGCGCGCGCCGGCCATTCGAAGTCCTACGGCACGACGGCGGGCCGGATCTACCGGCACCGGTCGTGGTTCCACGACATCAGGTCCGGAAGCAACGGGTACTGCGGCGGTGACTACCTGTGCACCGCCAAGAAGGGGTACGACGCCCCGACCGGAGTCGGGACGCCGCGCACCTTGGCCGGTCTGTAG
- a CDS encoding FAS1-like dehydratase domain-containing protein gives MTSEVIERSEILNPGPAEALAGLIGVAAPGDALPMMWHWVYLLDRPAQVDLGPDGHPLRGVLPAPPEPGRRRMWAGGQVRTLAPLRLGQVATRRTHIIDTVEKHGRSGRLTFVSVRHQITQGDTLCVDERQDVVYRDMVAAEPIAQIGDDQPAGPGEWSLEITPTLLFRFSALTYNGHRIHYDREYATVVEGYPGLLTHGPLQALMMAESARRDGIDTTVGTTCDYRLVSPLFDFQGLVVGPGDAAGTRDAAGTRQVRDRAGRTTAVASFGPLAGSSK, from the coding sequence ATGACGTCGGAGGTCATCGAACGCTCCGAGATCCTGAATCCCGGGCCGGCCGAGGCGCTCGCCGGACTGATCGGCGTGGCCGCACCCGGTGACGCACTGCCGATGATGTGGCACTGGGTCTATCTGCTGGACCGCCCGGCACAGGTCGATCTCGGCCCGGACGGCCATCCGTTGCGTGGCGTCCTACCCGCCCCACCGGAGCCGGGCCGGCGGCGAATGTGGGCGGGTGGTCAGGTGCGCACCCTGGCCCCGTTGCGGCTCGGACAGGTGGCCACGCGGCGTACGCACATCATCGACACGGTCGAAAAGCACGGTCGCAGTGGACGATTGACGTTCGTCAGCGTCCGCCACCAGATCACCCAAGGTGACACGCTGTGCGTCGACGAGCGGCAGGATGTCGTCTACCGGGACATGGTCGCCGCTGAGCCGATCGCGCAGATCGGCGACGACCAACCCGCCGGGCCAGGGGAGTGGTCGCTGGAGATCACCCCGACCCTGTTGTTCCGCTTCTCGGCGCTGACGTACAACGGGCACCGGATCCACTACGACCGTGAGTACGCCACAGTGGTCGAGGGCTACCCCGGACTGTTGACCCACGGTCCGCTGCAGGCGCTGATGATGGCCGAGAGCGCTCGCCGGGACGGGATCGACACCACCGTAGGGACGACATGCGACTATCGGCTGGTCTCGCCGCTCTTCGACTTCCAGGGTCTGGTCGTCGGCCCGGGGGACGCAGCAGGGACTCGTGACGCAGCAGGGACTCGTCAGGTGCGCGACCGCGCGGGACGGACGACAGCCGTAGCCAGCTTCGGCCCATTGGCCGGCAGCAGCAAGTAG
- a CDS encoding CaiB/BaiF CoA transferase family protein — protein MLPLDGITVVSLEQAVAAPFATRQLADLGARVIKVERPDVGDFAREYDRTVHGDSSYFVWLNRGKESIELDIKDTADRAVLDAMIAQADVVVQNLIPGAVERLGLDAATLRAARPELVYCSISGYGPDGPFRSKKAYDLLVQCEAGLLATTGSPDEPAKVGVSVADIATGMYAYSGVLSALLRRFRSGEGATVEVAMLDALGEWMMQPTYYAVYGDRPTVRTGAKHASIAPYGPYRAGDGNTVFLSVQNDREWEGLCRRVIGDTALIDDPRFVHNTERVEHDAEVTVLLEKAFAAYDADDLVDRLDEVGIACARMRTPAQFHEHPQLQARDRWRSVMTPGGQAIDALLPPVVLSDAAPAMGDVPSLGSHNESLRAEFARMARVLA, from the coding sequence ATGCTTCCCCTTGACGGCATCACGGTGGTGTCCCTCGAACAGGCGGTCGCCGCCCCGTTCGCCACGCGACAACTGGCCGACCTCGGCGCGCGGGTCATCAAGGTCGAACGTCCCGACGTCGGCGATTTCGCCCGAGAATACGACCGCACGGTGCACGGTGACTCCAGCTACTTCGTGTGGCTCAACCGCGGCAAGGAGTCCATCGAGCTGGACATCAAAGACACCGCTGACCGGGCGGTCCTTGACGCGATGATCGCCCAGGCGGACGTCGTCGTGCAGAACCTCATCCCGGGCGCCGTCGAACGGCTCGGCCTGGATGCGGCCACGCTGCGCGCCGCTCGCCCCGAACTGGTCTACTGCTCCATCTCCGGCTACGGACCCGACGGCCCGTTTCGGTCCAAGAAGGCCTACGACCTACTGGTGCAGTGCGAAGCCGGACTGCTGGCCACCACCGGATCGCCCGACGAGCCGGCCAAGGTCGGGGTATCGGTGGCCGATATCGCCACCGGGATGTACGCCTACTCGGGGGTCCTCTCGGCGCTGCTGCGCCGCTTCCGCAGCGGTGAGGGGGCCACCGTGGAGGTCGCGATGCTCGACGCGCTGGGTGAGTGGATGATGCAGCCGACCTACTACGCGGTGTACGGCGATCGGCCGACCGTCCGCACCGGCGCCAAGCACGCCTCGATTGCGCCGTACGGTCCCTATCGCGCCGGTGACGGCAACACGGTCTTCCTCAGCGTGCAGAACGATCGGGAGTGGGAAGGGCTGTGTCGCAGGGTGATTGGCGACACGGCACTGATCGACGACCCGCGTTTCGTGCACAACACCGAGCGGGTCGAGCACGATGCCGAGGTCACTGTCCTGTTGGAGAAGGCGTTCGCGGCCTACGACGCGGACGACCTGGTCGATCGGCTGGACGAGGTCGGGATTGCGTGCGCCCGGATGCGCACTCCCGCCCAGTTCCACGAGCACCCCCAGTTGCAGGCCCGCGACCGTTGGCGCAGTGTCATGACCCCGGGTGGGCAGGCGATCGATGCACTGCTGCCGCCGGTGGTGCTGTCCGACGCGGCTCCCGCGATGGGTGACGTCCCGTCGTTGGGCTCGCACAACGAGTCACTACGCGCCGAATTCGCCCGAATGGCAAGGGTGCTCGCATGA
- a CDS encoding HpcH/HpaI aldolase/citrate lyase family protein has protein sequence MEPRTGRAVPVDASSSWLFVPGDRPERFAKAHAAGAHQVILDLEDAVSVATKPVARQAVTNWVGDGRDAWVRVNAPGSAAYAEDVAAVKGSGALGVMVPKATADGVRTARQDLGGDLPLIALVESAVGLQEADRIARSDGVVALAFGSIDFAVDVDAEETWETMLFARSALVLAARAAGLTGPIDGVSTAVSDPEQAGRDAAAARALGFGGKLCIHPSQVVPVNLGFAPSAEQLDWALRIAHAIGGVERLDEDDLSTALQVDGQMVDRPVVLRARRILQRHAINDL, from the coding sequence ATGGAACCTCGCACCGGCCGCGCCGTCCCGGTTGACGCCTCGTCGTCCTGGCTGTTCGTACCCGGCGACCGTCCCGAGCGCTTCGCCAAGGCGCACGCGGCCGGCGCGCACCAGGTCATCCTCGATCTGGAGGACGCGGTGTCCGTCGCGACGAAGCCGGTCGCTCGGCAGGCCGTGACCAACTGGGTCGGCGACGGGCGGGACGCCTGGGTGCGGGTCAACGCACCGGGCAGCGCGGCGTATGCCGAGGACGTGGCGGCCGTCAAAGGTTCCGGTGCGCTGGGGGTCATGGTGCCCAAGGCCACCGCCGATGGTGTGCGTACGGCGCGCCAAGACCTGGGCGGCGACCTGCCCCTGATCGCCCTGGTCGAGTCAGCGGTCGGGCTGCAGGAGGCCGACCGGATCGCACGGTCCGACGGTGTCGTGGCCCTGGCCTTCGGGTCGATCGACTTCGCGGTCGATGTCGACGCTGAGGAGACCTGGGAAACAATGCTGTTCGCCCGCAGTGCGCTGGTTCTGGCGGCCCGGGCCGCGGGACTCACCGGTCCGATCGACGGAGTCAGCACCGCGGTGAGTGACCCCGAACAAGCCGGTCGCGACGCAGCGGCCGCCCGAGCGCTCGGCTTCGGCGGGAAGCTGTGCATCCACCCTTCGCAGGTCGTGCCGGTCAACCTGGGCTTCGCTCCCTCGGCGGAGCAGTTGGACTGGGCGCTGCGCATCGCGCACGCGATCGGTGGGGTCGAACGTCTCGACGAGGACGACCTGTCCACCGCGCTGCAGGTGGACGGTCAGATGGTCGATCGACCGGTCGTGCTGCGAGCTCGCCGGATCCTGCAACGGCACGCCATCAACGATCTGTAG
- a CDS encoding acyl-CoA dehydrogenase family protein gives MSELTAYELNAEESAIVKLVRDWVDAEVKPVVQELEHANTYPEDLIEQMKQLGIYGLAIPEPWNDAGVSVPCYAAVNEELARGWMSLAGAMGGHSVVAKLLVNYGTQEQQDRYLPKMATGEIRATMALTEPGGGSDLQAMRTTARKDGDDYVINGGKTWITNARRSQLIALLCRTDPEAQPAHKGISILLIEHGPGFEVSRDLPKLGYKGVESCELSFSDFRTPQTSLLGGTEGQGFSQMMRGLEIGRIQVASRALGVGQAALEDAVRYTQERASFGKQIWQHQSVGNLLADMATQLMAARQLVQYAARRYETGQRADMEAGMAKLFASETAMKVALDAIRVHGGYGYSTEFDVERYFRDAPLMIVGEGTNEIQRGVIARQLVKRNPVAR, from the coding sequence ATGTCTGAGCTGACCGCCTACGAACTGAACGCCGAAGAGTCCGCCATCGTCAAGCTGGTCCGTGACTGGGTCGATGCCGAGGTCAAACCCGTGGTGCAGGAGTTGGAGCACGCCAACACCTACCCCGAGGACCTCATCGAGCAGATGAAGCAGCTGGGCATCTACGGTCTGGCGATCCCCGAGCCATGGAACGACGCCGGCGTCTCCGTACCCTGCTACGCAGCGGTGAACGAGGAACTGGCCCGCGGCTGGATGAGCCTGGCCGGAGCGATGGGCGGGCACAGCGTCGTGGCCAAGCTACTGGTCAACTACGGCACGCAGGAGCAGCAGGACCGCTACCTGCCGAAGATGGCCACCGGCGAGATCCGCGCCACGATGGCACTGACCGAGCCCGGCGGCGGCTCCGACCTGCAGGCCATGCGCACGACCGCTCGCAAGGACGGCGACGACTACGTGATCAACGGGGGCAAGACCTGGATCACCAACGCTCGGCGCTCGCAGCTGATCGCGCTGCTGTGCCGCACCGACCCCGAGGCCCAGCCCGCGCACAAGGGGATCAGCATTCTGCTGATCGAGCACGGCCCGGGTTTTGAGGTCTCCCGCGATCTGCCCAAGTTGGGTTACAAGGGCGTCGAGAGCTGCGAGCTGAGCTTCAGCGACTTCCGGACCCCCCAGACCAGTCTGCTGGGCGGCACTGAGGGACAGGGCTTTTCGCAGATGATGCGCGGTCTGGAGATCGGCCGCATCCAGGTAGCGTCGCGTGCGCTGGGCGTCGGTCAGGCCGCGCTGGAGGATGCGGTGCGTTATACGCAGGAGCGGGCGAGCTTCGGCAAGCAGATCTGGCAGCACCAGTCCGTGGGGAATCTGTTGGCGGACATGGCCACCCAGCTGATGGCCGCTCGTCAGCTGGTGCAGTACGCCGCGCGGCGCTACGAGACCGGGCAGCGGGCGGACATGGAGGCCGGCATGGCCAAACTGTTCGCCTCCGAGACCGCGATGAAGGTCGCCCTCGATGCGATCCGGGTGCACGGCGGCTACGGGTACTCCACCGAGTTCGACGTCGAACGCTACTTCCGTGACGCCCCGTTGATGATCGTCGGCGAAGGCACCAACGAGATCCAGCGCGGCGTGATCGCCCGTCAGTTGGTCAAACGCAACCCGGTAGCGCGCTGA
- a CDS encoding MFS transporter translates to MSVQTPTIAPRRHGVAANVIRGCLGNTIEWFDWFVYATFSLYFAASFFPGESPTAQLLASSAVFAVGFLMRPLGGWLLGAYADWKGRRAALTLSVLLMSGGSLAIALIPSYASIGLAAPILLLVVRLVQGLSVGGEFGSSATYLSEIATPKRRGFFSSFQYVSIVLGQLLALIVMIVMQQIFSDSTITAWAWRIPFVIGAILGLVVLYLRRTMDETDHFKADQAQKEAHKAATFREGEQIEKRGLKSLLTEYPKQMAAVFALAIGGTVAFYTFTTYFTKYMVNSAGLPKSMASVISFIALLIFMVLQPLTGMLSDRFGRKPVMLFFALGIMISTVPIFTIVGHTHSGLVAFAGMMIGLVFLSGYTALAAIVKAELFPTKIRAIGVGVPHALVAAVFGGTTETVALSLKNAGHESAFFYWVIGCVALTLVAILLIPETSRNSTLEAQDPTVSPADGGITDQHSTVATITKHDGTEEKETVHV, encoded by the coding sequence ATGAGCGTGCAGACCCCTACTATCGCCCCGCGCCGGCACGGCGTGGCTGCGAACGTCATCCGTGGTTGTCTCGGCAACACGATCGAGTGGTTCGACTGGTTCGTCTACGCCACGTTCAGCCTCTACTTCGCCGCCAGCTTCTTCCCGGGTGAAAGCCCCACTGCCCAATTGCTGGCCAGTTCCGCGGTCTTCGCCGTCGGCTTCCTGATGCGCCCCCTGGGCGGCTGGCTCCTTGGGGCGTACGCCGATTGGAAGGGCCGGCGCGCAGCGCTCACCTTGTCGGTGCTGCTGATGAGCGGTGGCTCCCTGGCGATCGCGCTGATCCCCAGCTACGCGAGCATCGGCCTGGCGGCACCCATCCTGCTGCTCGTCGTACGTCTGGTCCAGGGTCTGTCGGTCGGCGGTGAGTTCGGCTCCAGCGCAACGTATCTGAGCGAGATCGCCACTCCGAAGCGGCGCGGCTTCTTCTCCAGCTTCCAATACGTCTCGATCGTCCTTGGCCAGCTGCTCGCGCTGATCGTGATGATCGTGATGCAGCAGATCTTCTCCGACTCGACCATCACCGCGTGGGCCTGGCGGATCCCCTTCGTCATCGGCGCGATCCTCGGCCTGGTGGTGCTCTACCTGCGGCGCACGATGGACGAGACCGACCACTTCAAGGCCGACCAGGCCCAGAAGGAAGCGCACAAGGCGGCGACCTTCCGCGAGGGCGAGCAGATCGAGAAGCGTGGCCTGAAGTCGCTGCTGACCGAGTACCCCAAGCAGATGGCGGCGGTCTTCGCCCTGGCCATCGGTGGAACGGTCGCGTTCTACACCTTCACGACCTACTTCACGAAGTACATGGTCAACTCCGCCGGTCTGCCCAAGAGCATGGCATCGGTCATCAGCTTCATCGCGCTGCTGATCTTCATGGTCCTGCAGCCGCTGACCGGCATGCTGTCCGACCGCTTCGGCCGTAAGCCCGTCATGCTGTTCTTCGCCCTGGGCATCATGATCAGCACCGTTCCGATCTTCACCATCGTGGGCCACACCCACAGCGGACTGGTCGCCTTCGCCGGGATGATGATCGGCCTGGTGTTCCTGTCGGGCTACACCGCACTGGCGGCAATCGTGAAGGCCGAGCTGTTCCCGACCAAGATCCGGGCCATCGGCGTCGGTGTCCCGCACGCCTTGGTGGCGGCCGTCTTCGGTGGGACGACCGAAACCGTCGCGCTGTCCCTGAAGAACGCCGGGCACGAGTCGGCCTTCTTCTACTGGGTGATCGGCTGCGTCGCCCTCACTCTGGTCGCGATCCTGCTGATCCCGGAGACCTCGCGGAACTCCACGCTGGAGGCCCAGGACCCTACGGTCAGCCCCGCTGATGGGGGCATCACAGATCAGCATTCGACGGTGGCCACCATCACAAAGCACGATGGAACGGAAGAGAAGGAGACTGTCCATGTCTGA